Proteins from a genomic interval of Longimicrobium sp.:
- a CDS encoding transcriptional regulator — MADPKPSEPLASSVLRSVAGSADEGSAELDRLIHERVRLGIVSALAVNTSMAFNELKTMLALTDGNLSVHARKLEEAGYVVCTKSFEGRTPRTEYALTDAGRTALEAYLNHMEALIHAVRDR; from the coding sequence GTGGCTGACCCGAAGCCTTCGGAGCCGCTGGCCAGCTCGGTCCTGCGCAGCGTCGCCGGCTCGGCCGACGAGGGCTCGGCAGAGCTGGACCGGCTGATCCACGAGCGGGTGCGGCTGGGCATCGTCAGCGCGCTGGCGGTGAACACGTCCATGGCGTTCAACGAGCTCAAGACCATGCTGGCCCTGACGGACGGCAACCTGAGCGTGCACGCCCGCAAGCTCGAGGAAGCCGGCTACGTGGTGTGCACCAAGAGCTTCGAGGGGCGCACGCCCCGAACCGAGTACGCCCTGACCGACGCGGGGCGCACGGCACTGGAAGCGTACCTGAACCACATGGAAGCGCTGATCCACGCCGTTCGCGACCGGTGA
- a CDS encoding di-trans,poly-cis-decaprenylcistransferase, which produces MQRTFNISPNPGMHVALIMDGNGRWAAARGWPRLAGHREGAKAVRRIVEAAPGLGIGTVTLYAFSSDNWGRPPREVAGLMRLFRAYLAGEAQRCVENGVRLRVIGRRDRLPDVLLRQVRAAEEATAGGTRLTLRIALDYSARDALLRAAALATGDSREDFALALGWAMGEDEPAPDVDLLVRTGGEQRLSDFLLWECAYAELYFTPLAWPEFDPAALGRAVEWFQGRERRFGRLKSA; this is translated from the coding sequence ATGCAAAGAACTTTCAACATCAGCCCAAATCCGGGGATGCACGTGGCCCTCATCATGGACGGCAACGGGCGATGGGCCGCCGCGCGTGGCTGGCCGCGGCTGGCGGGGCACCGCGAGGGGGCGAAGGCCGTGCGCCGCATCGTGGAGGCGGCGCCGGGGCTGGGCATCGGCACGGTGACGCTGTACGCGTTTTCGTCAGACAACTGGGGCCGCCCCCCGCGCGAGGTCGCCGGGCTGATGCGCCTGTTCCGCGCCTACCTGGCGGGCGAGGCGCAGCGCTGCGTGGAGAACGGGGTGCGCCTTCGCGTGATCGGGCGGCGCGACCGGCTGCCGGACGTGCTCCTTCGCCAGGTGCGCGCGGCGGAGGAGGCCACGGCGGGCGGCACCCGGCTGACGCTGAGGATCGCGCTGGACTACTCCGCCCGCGATGCGCTGCTGCGGGCCGCGGCGCTGGCGACGGGCGATTCGCGCGAGGACTTCGCCCTGGCGCTGGGGTGGGCGATGGGCGAGGACGAGCCGGCGCCCGACGTGGACCTGCTGGTCCGCACCGGCGGCGAGCAGCGGCTGAGCGATTTTCTCCTCTGGGAGTGCGCGTACGCCGAACTGTACTTCACGCCGCTCGCCTGGCCGGAGTTTGATCCCGCCGCGCTCGGGCGGGCGGTGGAGTGGTTCCAGGGGCGCGAGCGGCGGTTCGGACGATTGAAGAGTGCGTGA